One genomic window of Deferrivibrio essentukiensis includes the following:
- a CDS encoding c-type cytochrome, which translates to MKVRLTFLLFLILTTVSFVFAETGEKRIVVICAGCHGTDGASVGDSIPIIGGQKADYLKKVMEEYKNDEKAGSVMNKIAKGYSDERINFVANYFSSKKWVNTNKIYDNNLANKGKKIAEVCYDCHGKLGEGIEAYPRIAGQPVFYLKQVLLDYKNSVLKSDEMSFVSEYSDDDLEALANYFSSIRR; encoded by the coding sequence ATGAAAGTAAGATTAACTTTCCTTCTTTTTCTCATTTTAACTACCGTTAGTTTTGTTTTTGCTGAAACAGGTGAAAAAAGAATAGTAGTGATTTGCGCAGGCTGCCACGGTACTGATGGTGCATCTGTAGGTGATTCGATTCCAATAATTGGGGGGCAAAAGGCTGATTATCTAAAAAAGGTTATGGAAGAATATAAAAATGATGAAAAAGCAGGCTCAGTCATGAATAAAATAGCAAAAGGCTACAGCGACGAAAGGATTAATTTTGTTGCAAATTACTTTTCAAGCAAAAAATGGGTAAATACCAACAAAATTTATGATAATAATCTGGCGAATAAAGGTAAAAAAATTGCTGAAGTATGTTATGACTGTCATGGCAAACTTGGTGAAGGTATTGAGGCTTACCCAAGAATAGCCGGTCAGCCTGTCTTTTACTTAAAGCAGGTTTTATTAGACTATAAAAATAGTGTGCTAAAAAGTGATGAAATGTCTTTTGTGAGTGAATACAGTGATGATGACTTGGAAGCACTTGCCAACTATTTCTCTTCAATAAGACGATAG
- a CDS encoding NAD(P)/FAD-dependent oxidoreductase has product MSNINRRSFIKNTTVGVAGLSIFGCAGKYHSEVIPKKGKRVIVVGGGFGGATAAKYIKLNDPTIEVILIEKNSYFVSCPISNLVIVGLKDMNYITFKYDLLEKNYGIKILQAEALELNPENNTLITTKGVLKYDKLILSPGIGFIEDNNIGYSLNLTDKIPHAWKAGKQTEILRQQLSELKKGGTVILRVPKSPYRCPPGPYERASLIANFIKRNNLGGKIIILDSNDDVTSKGKLFKAAWNNFYRRELEYFSQVEVQNIDAENMIIDTNKGKIKGDIINFIPNQKASNTAFKLGLIKEDKLWAFVNSYTFESEIFKNVYVIGDSTNTGSVGTVPKSGYIANSMGKVVAESVVSSLNGKMPPKPFMANACYSMVSDTEAIWVTAVYEYNENVKRTITIKGASGTPKTRSKIDAKHQLSWAENIWSDTLM; this is encoded by the coding sequence ATGTCAAACATTAATAGGAGAAGTTTTATCAAAAATACCACAGTTGGTGTAGCAGGGTTGTCAATATTTGGATGCGCAGGTAAATACCATTCGGAAGTTATACCAAAAAAAGGTAAGAGAGTTATTGTTGTGGGTGGTGGTTTTGGAGGCGCTACAGCAGCAAAATATATCAAACTCAATGACCCTACTATAGAAGTTATTTTGATAGAAAAAAATAGTTATTTTGTTTCATGCCCTATTTCCAACCTCGTAATTGTTGGATTAAAGGATATGAATTACATTACATTCAAATATGACTTACTTGAAAAAAACTACGGAATAAAAATCTTGCAGGCAGAAGCTTTGGAACTAAACCCGGAAAACAATACACTTATCACTACAAAAGGCGTACTAAAATATGATAAACTGATACTATCTCCTGGTATAGGTTTTATTGAAGATAATAACATTGGTTACTCATTAAATCTAACTGACAAAATTCCTCATGCCTGGAAAGCCGGTAAGCAAACTGAAATACTACGACAACAGCTAAGTGAGCTTAAAAAAGGAGGCACTGTAATTTTAAGGGTTCCAAAGTCTCCTTACCGTTGTCCACCAGGGCCTTATGAAAGAGCATCATTAATTGCCAATTTTATAAAAAGGAATAACTTGGGTGGGAAAATAATAATACTTGACTCCAACGATGACGTTACTTCCAAAGGGAAACTATTTAAAGCTGCTTGGAACAATTTCTACCGTAGAGAACTCGAATACTTTAGCCAAGTTGAAGTTCAAAATATTGATGCTGAAAATATGATAATAGATACAAATAAAGGAAAAATTAAAGGTGATATAATAAACTTCATACCTAATCAAAAAGCTTCAAATACTGCATTTAAACTTGGGCTTATTAAGGAAGATAAGCTTTGGGCATTTGTAAATTCATACACTTTTGAATCAGAGATATTTAAAAATGTGTATGTAATTGGTGATTCTACAAATACAGGTAGTGTAGGAACTGTTCCAAAATCAGGCTATATTGCAAATTCTATGGGTAAAGTAGTAGCTGAGTCTGTAGTATCATCGTTAAATGGAAAGATGCCGCCAAAACCATTTATGGCAAACGCATGTTACAGTATGGTAAGTGATACCGAAGCTATATGGGTAACTGCTGTATATGAATACAACGAAAATGTAAAAAGGACTATTACAATAAAGGGAGCTTCCGGGACACCTAAAACAAGATCAAAAATTGATGCCAAACATCAGCTCAGCTGGGCTGAAAATATCTGGAGTGACACTTTAATGTAA
- a CDS encoding GRP family sugar transporter, with protein MIGFILVIFSAFTHSCWNILLKKSNNKYIFNYQMHLVNLFIFTIITVFFFKNSLMFDLRTIFLGLLAAICFTLYHLCLSTSYNLTDASLVYPITTASPLLVVIWAKFFIGEEISFFGLFGILIILIGVMIMHSTKMKVSLDTKGIIFAILSAVFYSFGAIVDKFGVSNSNFILYVYSLVVFMTMFLTIQAKLKYKNHLEEFDKNKIYVLIGGVIIFLSFLSYRLGLVYMNVSYATSLRQINAVFGVLLGIYFLKEKLYLKRIVGAIIISIGAFIIKLNI; from the coding sequence ATGATTGGATTTATATTAGTCATCTTTAGTGCCTTCACCCACTCTTGTTGGAATATTCTATTAAAAAAATCTAATAATAAATACATATTTAATTACCAGATGCATCTGGTAAACCTTTTTATTTTTACAATAATTACCGTATTTTTTTTCAAAAACAGTTTAATGTTTGATTTAAGAACAATATTTTTAGGGCTTTTAGCTGCTATTTGTTTTACACTGTATCATCTATGTTTATCAACTAGTTATAACTTAACAGATGCATCTCTTGTATATCCAATAACAACCGCATCCCCACTTCTCGTTGTTATATGGGCTAAGTTTTTTATAGGTGAAGAAATTTCATTTTTTGGGTTATTTGGAATATTAATAATACTTATTGGTGTGATGATAATGCATTCCACCAAAATGAAAGTTAGCCTTGATACAAAAGGAATAATATTTGCAATCTTGTCAGCAGTATTTTACTCTTTTGGGGCTATTGTTGATAAGTTTGGTGTATCTAATAGTAATTTCATATTATATGTTTACTCACTTGTTGTTTTTATGACGATGTTTTTGACAATTCAGGCGAAATTAAAATATAAGAATCATTTAGAAGAATTTGATAAAAATAAAATATATGTTTTAATTGGTGGGGTGATAATATTCTTGTCGTTTTTGAGTTATAGATTAGGGCTTGTATATATGAATGTTTCTTATGCTACATCTTTACGTCAAATTAACGCTGTTTTTGGAGTCTTGCTTGGAATCTACTTTTTAAAGGAAAAATTGTATTTGAAACGAATTGTAGGGGCAATAATTATATCTATAGGTGCCTTCATAATAAAATTGAACATATAA
- a CDS encoding citrate (Si)-synthase has protein sequence MSLKEVLAKKIEAHRPRTTRLVKEYGDVKVGEVTISQVIGGMRGIKSLVTDISYLDPMEGIRFRGMTIPETFAALPKVPGSEYPYVEGFWWLLLTGDVPTMEQTLEVVADWKARSQVPEYVWDILRTMPRDTHPMTMFSAAILAMQRESIFAKNYAAGKFNKMTCWEDMYEDCNNLLAKLPTIAAYIYRMKYKGDTPIAPNPELDWGGNFAHMMGIGKPYDDVARMYFILHSDHESGNVSAHTTHLVASALSDAYYSLSAGINGLAGPLHGLANQEVLAWTQNFMQKLGGKLPTKEELEKALWDTLNSGQVIPGYGHAVLRKTDPRYTSQREFCLKTPGLKDYPLFQLVSMIYEVAPKVLMEHGKAKNPWPNVDAQSGVIQWYYGVTEYDFYTVLFGVGRALGVLANITWDRALGYPIERPKSVTTDMLEEIAGIKK, from the coding sequence ATGTCATTAAAGGAAGTATTAGCCAAGAAGATTGAAGCACACAGACCTAGAACTACCAGACTTGTTAAAGAATATGGTGATGTTAAGGTTGGAGAGGTTACAATTTCGCAAGTTATTGGTGGGATGAGAGGAATAAAATCATTAGTTACAGATATTTCTTACCTTGACCCTATGGAAGGTATTCGTTTTAGAGGGATGACTATTCCTGAGACTTTTGCAGCTTTGCCAAAAGTGCCTGGTTCAGAATATCCTTACGTAGAGGGTTTTTGGTGGTTGCTTCTCACTGGTGATGTTCCTACAATGGAGCAAACTCTTGAAGTAGTAGCTGACTGGAAAGCTCGCTCACAAGTTCCTGAATATGTTTGGGACATTTTAAGAACTATGCCAAGAGATACTCACCCAATGACTATGTTCTCAGCGGCAATTCTTGCTATGCAGAGAGAGTCTATTTTTGCTAAAAACTATGCAGCAGGTAAATTCAACAAGATGACTTGTTGGGAAGATATGTATGAAGATTGTAACAATCTTCTTGCAAAATTACCAACAATCGCTGCTTATATCTACAGAATGAAGTATAAGGGAGATACTCCAATTGCTCCAAATCCTGAGCTTGACTGGGGTGGAAACTTTGCTCACATGATGGGCATCGGCAAACCTTATGATGATGTTGCAAGAATGTATTTCATTCTTCACTCTGACCACGAATCTGGAAACGTATCAGCTCATACAACTCACCTTGTTGCATCAGCTCTTTCTGATGCTTACTACTCACTTTCAGCCGGTATTAACGGCCTTGCAGGTCCACTTCATGGTCTTGCTAACCAAGAAGTACTTGCTTGGACACAAAACTTTATGCAAAAACTTGGTGGTAAACTTCCTACTAAAGAAGAGTTGGAAAAAGCTCTTTGGGATACACTTAATTCAGGTCAGGTTATTCCTGGATACGGTCACGCTGTTCTTAGAAAAACTGACCCAAGATATACTTCACAAAGAGAATTCTGTCTTAAGACTCCTGGGCTTAAGGACTACCCATTATTCCAGCTTGTTAGCATGATTTATGAAGTAGCTCCAAAAGTTCTTATGGAGCATGGTAAAGCTAAAAATCCATGGCCAAACGTTGACGCTCAGTCTGGTGTTATTCAGTGGTACTACGGTGTTACTGAGTACGATTTCTACACTGTATTGTTTGGTGTTGGTCGTGCCCTTGGTGTTCTTGCTAACATTACTTGGGACAGAGCTCTTGGTTATCCTATTGAAAGACCAAAATCTGTTACTACTGATATGCTTGAAGAAATCGCAGGAATTAAAAAGTAA
- a CDS encoding MBL fold metallo-hydrolase, translating into MLKILGCRGTNSVYGVEFNKYGSYTSSLIATLGDRAVLFDMGTGVQSLTKQDLDGITEFNIFFSHLHWDHLIGILGFKPLFYKDVKINFYVSEKYGFKGIDEFLSNIYKKPFFPVGIEVFNAKLSLKLVSNQKKFSFEGIDIEYMAGNHPNGALVYKIYTDDKRYIYATDYEHSDQSDNSLIEFARRADYLIFDTTYFPDDYEGLIDGVSKKGWGHSTYVKGCEIAKKANVKSLVLFHHNPEYTDKELEKMHLLALKICPNTIIAKDGMLL; encoded by the coding sequence GTGCTAAAAATCTTAGGTTGTCGTGGTACTAACAGTGTGTATGGTGTAGAGTTTAATAAATATGGATCATACACATCATCACTCATTGCAACTTTAGGTGATAGAGCTGTTTTATTTGATATGGGGACGGGTGTTCAGAGCTTAACAAAGCAGGACTTGGACGGAATCACTGAGTTTAATATTTTCTTTTCACATTTACATTGGGATCATTTGATCGGCATATTAGGGTTTAAACCATTATTTTATAAGGACGTTAAAATTAATTTTTATGTTAGTGAAAAATATGGCTTTAAAGGGATAGATGAATTCTTGTCAAATATTTATAAAAAACCATTTTTTCCTGTTGGGATAGAAGTATTTAATGCTAAATTGAGCCTCAAGTTGGTTTCGAATCAGAAAAAATTTTCCTTTGAAGGTATTGATATAGAATATATGGCTGGAAATCATCCTAATGGTGCATTGGTTTATAAGATTTATACTGATGATAAGAGGTATATTTATGCAACAGACTATGAACATTCTGATCAGTCTGATAACAGTCTAATAGAGTTTGCAAGGAGAGCTGATTATTTAATATTTGATACCACATATTTCCCCGATGATTATGAAGGTTTAATTGATGGTGTGTCTAAGAAAGGATGGGGGCACTCTACATATGTAAAGGGTTGTGAAATAGCCAAGAAAGCAAATGTAAAGAGTTTGGTATTATTTCACCATAATCCAGAATATACAGATAAAGAGCTTGAAAAGATGCATTTGTTGGCACTGAAAATATGCCCAAACACGATTATTGCAAAAGATGGAATGCTTTTATAG
- a CDS encoding ATP-binding protein: MKKIACFIENYNILQKVQKYSELEEIDCVNFVDNPCEIDYGFIFYITDVADSEQKFDCGELPIVIIGQKESKKCVYELSESFDIIQFRMLIDTIYHGGKIGFFSDGFYPKFIHKEFIIRNNIFEVDKIVYNITKELSCFCSISDIQKLRIGLSEIITNGIEHGNLEITGDEKFESTEKGTYTDMLNERLQRDEFSKRYVTVNIFYNNEYFEVRVTDMGKGFNVKKASEKNEDDLLKLHGRGIMIAKMYFDEIEYNEKGNSVKLYKRFKC, encoded by the coding sequence ATGAAAAAAATAGCATGTTTTATTGAAAATTACAACATACTTCAAAAAGTTCAAAAGTATAGTGAACTTGAAGAGATTGATTGTGTGAATTTTGTAGATAACCCCTGCGAAATCGACTATGGCTTTATTTTTTATATTACTGATGTTGCGGATTCTGAACAAAAGTTTGATTGTGGTGAATTGCCTATTGTCATTATTGGACAAAAGGAATCTAAAAAATGTGTGTATGAACTAAGTGAATCATTTGACATCATTCAGTTTAGAATGTTGATAGATACTATTTATCATGGTGGTAAGATTGGTTTTTTTTCAGATGGATTTTACCCAAAATTTATTCATAAAGAATTTATTATACGTAACAATATCTTTGAAGTAGATAAAATTGTTTACAATATTACAAAAGAATTGAGTTGCTTTTGTAGTATTTCAGACATTCAAAAGCTTAGGATAGGACTATCTGAAATCATTACTAACGGGATTGAGCATGGTAACCTTGAAATAACCGGTGATGAAAAGTTTGAAAGTACGGAAAAAGGGACTTATACGGATATGCTAAATGAGAGACTTCAAAGGGATGAATTTTCTAAAAGATATGTTACCGTTAATATCTTTTACAATAATGAATATTTTGAAGTAAGAGTTACAGATATGGGTAAAGGTTTTAATGTGAAAAAAGCAAGTGAAAAGAATGAAGATGATTTATTAAAGTTACATGGCAGAGGAATAATGATAGCTAAGATGTATTTTGATGAAATAGAATACAATGAAAAAGGGAATTCAGTTAAACTTTACAAGAGGTTTAAGTGCTAA
- a CDS encoding phosphomannomutase/phosphoglucomutase, with protein sequence MLPKEIFRQYDIRGIVPKTFNQEIACNIANVFGYQIKEKLQKNNPVVSVGRDVRISSDDIFKGVLKGLNDAGCNVIELGHCPTPVTYFSAFHLKTDAFLMITGSHNPSDYNGMKLGIGKSTYHSELITSMYEDFLKYGYREEKEKGSHSTYDIKREYIKWTLEHFKTLKEKINNIDRKITIVLDAGNGVASDVAPEIFKNLGVNVVELYCEYDGNFPNHHPDPTVEENLKDAKDKIKVTNADFAVAYDGDADRIGVVDNEQNVIWGDMLILILAREIAKTIKRPTIIADVKASQVLFDELKKDGINAIMWKTGHSLIKSKLKETNAELAGEMSGHIFFADRYFGYDDAIYSSVRFLESYVNELISGKITKVSDLLRNVPKVYNTPEIRFECEESRKFEIVENLAKKFDEYKKNNKFGVKDIITIDGIRVIFEKGWGLLRASNTQPVLVMRFEATDLNSMNSYKDIFEKELNSL encoded by the coding sequence ATGTTACCAAAAGAAATCTTTAGACAGTATGACATAAGAGGTATTGTACCAAAAACTTTTAACCAAGAAATAGCTTGCAATATTGCTAATGTTTTTGGCTATCAAATAAAGGAAAAACTACAAAAAAATAATCCGGTCGTATCTGTTGGAAGGGATGTTAGAATATCTTCTGACGATATATTCAAAGGTGTTTTAAAAGGGCTAAATGATGCAGGCTGTAATGTTATAGAGCTCGGACACTGCCCTACCCCTGTAACCTATTTTAGCGCATTTCATCTCAAAACAGATGCTTTTTTAATGATTACAGGGAGTCACAACCCGTCTGATTATAACGGAATGAAGCTTGGTATAGGCAAATCTACTTACCACTCTGAGCTTATCACTTCCATGTATGAAGATTTTTTAAAATATGGATACAGAGAAGAAAAAGAGAAAGGTAGCCATTCAACTTATGACATAAAGCGGGAATATATAAAGTGGACTTTAGAGCATTTTAAAACTTTGAAAGAAAAAATTAACAATATTGACAGAAAAATAACTATCGTCCTTGATGCAGGTAACGGAGTAGCCTCAGATGTGGCTCCAGAGATTTTCAAAAACTTAGGAGTAAATGTTGTTGAGTTATATTGTGAATATGATGGTAACTTTCCAAATCATCATCCAGACCCAACTGTTGAAGAAAACTTAAAAGATGCAAAAGATAAGATAAAAGTAACAAATGCAGACTTTGCTGTTGCTTATGATGGGGATGCCGATAGAATTGGGGTTGTTGATAATGAGCAAAATGTAATCTGGGGGGATATGCTCATACTTATTCTCGCCAGAGAGATTGCTAAAACTATAAAAAGACCTACAATTATTGCCGATGTAAAGGCATCTCAGGTATTATTTGATGAGCTAAAAAAAGATGGCATAAATGCAATAATGTGGAAAACCGGACATTCCCTGATAAAGTCAAAATTAAAAGAAACAAATGCTGAGCTTGCCGGAGAAATGAGTGGTCACATATTTTTTGCGGACAGATATTTCGGATATGATGATGCAATCTACTCATCAGTAAGATTTTTAGAATCTTATGTAAATGAACTAATATCAGGCAAAATAACAAAAGTGTCAGACCTTTTAAGAAATGTTCCAAAAGTGTATAATACTCCGGAAATAAGGTTTGAATGTGAAGAATCAAGAAAATTTGAAATAGTTGAAAATTTGGCTAAAAAGTTTGACGAATATAAAAAGAACAATAAGTTTGGAGTAAAAGATATTATTACAATTGACGGTATTAGAGTTATTTTTGAAAAAGGTTGGGGGCTATTAAGAGCAAGCAATACACAACCTGTATTAGTAATGAGGTTTGAAGCCACCGATTTAAATTCTATGAATAGCTATAAAGATATTTTTGAAAAAGAACTAAATTCACTTTAA
- the pckA gene encoding phosphoenolpyruvate carboxykinase (ATP) encodes MKESILDIYGFKNVAQVNRNLTTPALYEAIVKRSEGIIAHLGPVVVRTGHHTGRSANDKYIVDLPSTSDVYWSKDNKPISKESFEKIYSKIKAYLQTKEIFVQDCYAGSDEETRLKVRVISEYAWHSLFARNMFIRELNKENLENFKPDFTVIDLPRFHANPDEDGTNSETFIIVNFEEKLVLIGGTSYAGEIKKSIFTVMNYLLPKKDIMSMHCSANVGENGDVALFFGLSGTGKTTLSTDPERYLIGDDEHGWNDSGVFNIEGGCYAKVINLSKEAEPDIYETTRKFGTVLENVAIDVETRRIDLDDDSLTENTRASYPITHLPKIIEDGKGKHPKNIIFLTYDAFGVLPPVAKLSKEQAMYHFVSGYTAKVAGTEKGVTEPKAVFSACFGAPFMVHHPFRYAELLGERITKHDVTCWLVNTGLTGGPYGVGDRFKIKHTRAIIKSILNGSLEKSAFVRNEVFGFGIPKEIPGIPENVVHPELAWEDKDKYNESLKNLAKNFVENFKKFQSDDKTDIAKGGPNI; translated from the coding sequence ATGAAAGAGAGCATTTTGGATATCTATGGATTTAAAAATGTTGCACAAGTTAATAGAAACTTGACAACACCAGCACTTTATGAGGCAATTGTCAAAAGGAGTGAGGGGATTATTGCCCATTTAGGACCTGTTGTAGTTAGGACAGGGCATCATACTGGAAGGTCAGCAAACGATAAATATATTGTTGATTTACCTAGTACAAGTGATGTGTATTGGTCTAAAGATAACAAACCGATAAGTAAAGAATCTTTTGAAAAAATCTACAGCAAGATTAAGGCTTATTTGCAGACGAAAGAGATTTTTGTTCAAGATTGCTATGCAGGAAGCGATGAAGAAACAAGGCTTAAGGTTAGGGTAATTTCCGAGTATGCATGGCACTCACTTTTTGCAAGAAATATGTTTATAAGAGAATTAAATAAAGAAAACCTTGAAAACTTTAAGCCTGATTTTACCGTGATAGATTTGCCAAGATTTCATGCTAATCCTGATGAAGATGGAACAAACTCTGAGACATTTATAATAGTAAATTTTGAAGAAAAACTTGTCTTGATAGGTGGTACAAGCTATGCAGGCGAAATAAAGAAATCAATTTTTACAGTTATGAATTACTTGCTACCTAAAAAAGATATTATGTCTATGCACTGTTCAGCCAATGTAGGAGAAAATGGTGATGTAGCACTATTTTTTGGACTATCTGGAACAGGAAAAACAACTCTTTCAACAGACCCAGAAAGATATTTGATTGGGGATGATGAACACGGTTGGAATGATAGCGGTGTTTTCAATATTGAAGGTGGATGTTATGCAAAGGTGATTAATCTTTCTAAAGAAGCTGAGCCTGATATATATGAAACTACTAGAAAATTTGGGACAGTTTTGGAAAATGTTGCAATTGATGTTGAAACAAGGAGAATTGACCTTGACGATGATTCTCTCACTGAAAATACAAGAGCTTCTTACCCTATTACTCACCTTCCTAAGATTATAGAAGATGGTAAAGGTAAACATCCAAAAAATATTATATTTTTAACATATGATGCTTTTGGCGTATTGCCTCCGGTAGCAAAACTTAGCAAAGAGCAAGCGATGTATCACTTTGTTTCAGGGTATACTGCTAAGGTTGCAGGGACGGAAAAAGGGGTTACAGAGCCTAAGGCGGTATTTAGTGCATGTTTTGGGGCACCTTTTATGGTACATCACCCGTTTAGGTATGCAGAGCTTTTGGGAGAAAGAATAACGAAACATGATGTTACATGTTGGTTAGTAAATACAGGGCTTACCGGCGGGCCGTATGGAGTAGGTGATAGATTTAAAATTAAGCATACAAGGGCAATTATAAAATCTATTTTAAATGGAAGTTTGGAAAAGTCAGCATTTGTAAGAAATGAAGTGTTTGGCTTTGGCATACCAAAAGAAATCCCTGGTATTCCTGAAAATGTTGTACATCCTGAGCTTGCTTGGGAAGATAAAGATAAGTACAATGAAAGTCTAAAAAATTTAGCTAAAAACTTTGTAGAGAATTTCAAAAAATTTCAATCTGATGATAAAACAGATATTGCTAAAGGTGGACCTAATATATAA
- a CDS encoding HNH endonuclease produces the protein MLVNSFFISDIPESEIKKEKDKARALRKKQWWKNQISQGICHYCGRKFSPEELTMDHIVPLIRGGKTTKGNVVPACKECNNKKKYMLPIEWAEYLENLKNK, from the coding sequence ATGCTTGTAAACAGTTTTTTTATATCTGATATACCCGAATCGGAAATAAAAAAGGAAAAAGACAAAGCCAGAGCTTTAAGAAAAAAACAATGGTGGAAAAATCAAATATCACAAGGCATTTGTCATTATTGTGGCAGAAAATTTTCACCAGAAGAGTTGACAATGGATCATATTGTTCCACTTATACGAGGCGGTAAAACCACTAAAGGAAATGTAGTACCTGCTTGCAAAGAATGTAATAACAAAAAGAAATATATGCTTCCAATTGAATGGGC